Proteins from a genomic interval of Nocardioides jishulii:
- a CDS encoding 2'-5' RNA ligase family protein codes for MPDFALELSFAPESTAAVVAQWEALKAAGLPSQADHRSMTNAPHLTLVAATRVPESAVTTAREVVGPLLPTRIATRGLVLFGQGARVTVAHLVEPDAALAAAVARVRTSVPDLRHPVWTPHVTLARRVPRTVLAEVIDVLHATEAADELTCDRLRWWDPEQGTIEDVAGA; via the coding sequence GTGCCCGACTTCGCTCTCGAGCTCTCCTTCGCCCCGGAGTCCACGGCTGCTGTCGTGGCCCAGTGGGAGGCGTTGAAGGCGGCCGGACTGCCGTCACAGGCGGACCACCGGTCGATGACCAACGCGCCGCACCTGACCCTCGTGGCAGCGACGCGCGTACCCGAGTCGGCGGTCACGACGGCCCGGGAGGTGGTTGGCCCGCTCCTGCCGACACGCATCGCCACGCGGGGGCTGGTCCTCTTCGGTCAAGGTGCTCGGGTGACGGTCGCCCACCTGGTGGAGCCGGACGCGGCACTCGCCGCAGCCGTGGCGAGGGTCCGTACGTCGGTCCCCGACCTGCGCCACCCCGTCTGGACGCCGCACGTCACCTTGGCCAGGCGGGTCCCGCGGACGGTCCTGGCCGAGGTGATCGACGTCCTCCACGCCACCGAGGCCGCGGACGAGCTGACGTGTGACCGCCTCCGGTGGTGGGACCCCGAGCAGGGCACGATCGAGGATGTCGCGGGCGCCTGA
- a CDS encoding Na+/H+ antiporter yields the protein MLGLEMVVLLGVALVACGAVARRYPIAPAILLVLVGVLVGFVPHLRQAHLPPEVVLLLFLPALLYWESLTTSLREIRKNLRVVVLSSTVLVLITAGAVAVTAHALGMQWGPAWVLGAALAPTDATAVGVLARDLPRRTVTVLRAESLVNDGTALVLYGLAVGVTVGEQDLTGWHVTWLLVLSYGGGVLAGGLVGLLSWQVRRRMEDPMLEGIAMLVTPFAAFLAADAVGASGVLAVVACGLFMSQVAPRITGAATRQLVAPFWSLSTTVLSSALFVLVGLSAHSAFLNLTSTSLAEALVDAVLVAAVVIGVRWVWIYTTPYVIRLVDRRPAQRALRVSARQRTVSAVAGFRGAVSLAAVLAVPRTLDSGAHFPDRDLIVVIASGVIVLTLLQAMLLPAVVRFARLPPDDSVAEEIQLAEVFSLETALAAIDTTAAELDIDEQVVRRVRRELDKMRLLVEAAGTVDHPVVVHDDQYTSLSLALLARRRDALIELRDTRRIDDIVLRLVQARFDNEEVRLSRARPPE from the coding sequence GTGCTGGGACTCGAGATGGTCGTCCTGCTGGGCGTCGCCCTCGTGGCGTGCGGTGCGGTCGCGCGCCGCTACCCGATCGCCCCTGCCATCCTGCTGGTGCTCGTCGGCGTGCTCGTGGGGTTCGTGCCCCACCTGCGACAGGCCCACCTGCCACCCGAGGTCGTGCTCCTTCTCTTCCTGCCCGCGCTGCTCTACTGGGAGAGCCTGACCACCTCGCTGCGCGAGATCCGCAAGAACCTGCGCGTCGTCGTCCTGAGCAGCACGGTGCTGGTGCTGATCACCGCCGGGGCCGTGGCGGTGACCGCACACGCGCTGGGCATGCAGTGGGGCCCGGCCTGGGTGCTCGGCGCGGCGCTCGCCCCGACCGACGCGACCGCCGTCGGGGTCCTGGCCCGTGATCTCCCGCGGCGTACGGTCACGGTGCTGCGCGCCGAGAGCCTCGTCAACGACGGCACGGCCCTGGTCCTCTACGGCCTTGCGGTGGGCGTCACCGTCGGCGAGCAGGACCTGACCGGCTGGCACGTCACCTGGTTGCTGGTGCTCTCCTACGGTGGCGGCGTGCTGGCCGGTGGACTCGTCGGCCTGCTCAGCTGGCAGGTGCGCCGCCGCATGGAGGACCCGATGCTCGAGGGCATCGCGATGCTCGTGACGCCGTTCGCGGCGTTCCTGGCGGCCGACGCCGTCGGGGCGTCCGGGGTGCTGGCGGTCGTCGCCTGCGGACTCTTCATGAGCCAGGTGGCGCCGCGGATCACTGGAGCAGCCACCCGCCAGCTCGTAGCGCCGTTCTGGTCGCTCTCCACGACGGTCTTGAGCAGCGCGCTCTTCGTGCTCGTCGGGCTGTCGGCCCACTCGGCCTTCCTCAACCTCACCAGCACGTCGTTGGCCGAGGCGCTGGTCGACGCGGTCCTGGTCGCGGCCGTGGTGATCGGGGTGCGGTGGGTGTGGATCTACACCACGCCGTACGTGATCCGCCTCGTCGACCGCCGCCCCGCCCAGCGCGCGCTCCGGGTCAGTGCGCGCCAACGTACGGTCAGTGCCGTCGCCGGTTTCCGTGGCGCGGTCTCGCTCGCGGCGGTGCTCGCGGTGCCGCGCACGCTGGACTCCGGGGCTCACTTTCCCGACCGCGACCTGATCGTGGTCATCGCCAGCGGCGTCATCGTGCTCACCCTGCTCCAGGCGATGCTGCTCCCGGCCGTGGTGCGGTTCGCGCGGCTGCCACCCGACGACTCGGTGGCCGAGGAGATCCAGCTCGCCGAGGTGTTCAGCCTCGAGACGGCCCTTGCGGCCATCGACACCACCGCCGCCGAGCTCGACATCGACGAGCAGGTCGTCAGGCGGGTGCGACGCGAGCTCGACAAGATGCGTCTCCTGGTGGAGGCCGCAGGCACGGTGGACCACCCGGTCGTGGTCCATGACGACCAGTACACGAGCCTGTCGCTGGCTCTTCTGGCGCGACGGCGCGATGCCCTGATCGAGCTGCGCGACACCCGGCGGATCGACGACATCGTGCTGCGGCTGGTCCAGGCCCGGTTCGACAACGAGGAGGTCCGGCTGTCCCGGGCGCGACCACCCGAGTGA
- a CDS encoding DUF6544 family protein, whose translation MENVVRWTVVVVLTVHGLIHLLGVAKGFGWADVPQLKAPIGTRSGLLWLLAAALVLTAAVLLAVGAPTWWWLVAAAAAVVSQIAIVTSWEDAKAGTVLNVLLAVVAAYGFVSVGPPSFHARWDRQASEALTDVDAAPPVLLEEDLSGLPEPLATYVRRSGAVGKPRVTSLYAHFHGRIRSGPEAAWMPFTGQQVNTFGERPRRLFLMDATRSGLPVTVLHEYADATAAMRGRVLSLVTVVDASGEVMDRGETVTVFNELVVLAPGAIVDAPVRWTSLDARRVRGDFTLGDQTVSAELVFDADGDLADFVSEDRSRASEDGKSFVRQTWSTPLSGYRDSDGRRLLTSGEGRWKDPKGWFAYIELEFDAIDYNVRSLEAAGG comes from the coding sequence ATGGAGAACGTCGTCCGCTGGACCGTGGTCGTCGTGCTGACGGTGCACGGGCTCATCCATCTCCTCGGTGTGGCCAAGGGGTTCGGCTGGGCCGATGTCCCGCAGCTCAAGGCGCCAATCGGGACTCGCTCCGGGCTGCTGTGGTTGCTGGCTGCGGCGCTCGTCCTGACCGCCGCCGTCCTGCTCGCGGTCGGCGCACCCACGTGGTGGTGGCTGGTCGCCGCTGCGGCTGCGGTGGTCTCCCAGATCGCCATCGTGACCTCCTGGGAGGACGCGAAGGCCGGCACGGTCCTCAACGTGCTGCTCGCCGTCGTCGCGGCGTACGGGTTCGTCTCGGTGGGGCCTCCCAGCTTCCACGCCCGGTGGGACAGGCAGGCGAGCGAGGCACTCACCGACGTGGACGCCGCGCCCCCCGTGCTCCTCGAGGAGGACCTGTCGGGGCTTCCGGAACCACTCGCGACCTACGTCCGACGCTCCGGCGCCGTCGGGAAGCCCCGCGTCACCAGCCTGTACGCGCACTTCCACGGCCGCATCCGCAGCGGCCCGGAGGCGGCGTGGATGCCTTTCACGGGCCAGCAGGTCAACACGTTCGGAGAAAGGCCGCGCCGGCTGTTCCTGATGGATGCGACCAGGTCGGGGTTGCCCGTCACCGTCCTGCACGAGTACGCCGACGCGACCGCCGCCATGCGCGGCAGGGTCCTCTCGCTGGTCACAGTGGTGGACGCCTCCGGCGAGGTGATGGACCGGGGAGAGACGGTCACGGTCTTCAACGAGCTCGTCGTGCTGGCGCCCGGTGCGATCGTCGACGCTCCCGTCCGGTGGACGAGCCTGGACGCCAGGCGCGTCCGCGGAGACTTCACCCTCGGTGACCAGACGGTCTCCGCCGAGCTGGTGTTCGACGCCGACGGCGACCTGGCCGACTTCGTCTCCGAGGACCGGTCGCGGGCCTCCGAGGACGGGAAGTCGTTCGTGCGACAGACCTGGTCCACCCCGTTGTCGGGGTACCGCGACAGCGACGGACGCCGCCTGCTCACCAGCGGTGAGGGGCGGTGGAAGGACCCCAAGGGCTGGTTCGCCTACATCGAGCTCGAGTTCGACGCCATCGACTACAACGTGCGAAGCCTCGAGGCAGCCGGCGGCTGA
- a CDS encoding DEAD/DEAH box helicase family protein: MASTRRSSSRRRSTVRRGGQTQRPLPTAGPGERLWVLDVPYGTQVDDATWHPAVKMHLYVGRTLPAHLAAYAPGPHTLGRFLENTLNPDDPTPNPEPSEALEPRRIQFEAADAIAERAVAGGRLFLLADEPGVGKTISAVLGASAVGDIRGASRVLVVADRPAAITIGHWCRTITALGDAGLEWVVITWDRLEKVKDHDWDVIIADEAHALRRTTTKRWKLWAKISGHGKPHDKAPFVIATTATPGHTPLELPYLAPAYAQVHEEPMREWTSATQPAVTFATALERHGVEVEHGRYGATWTADPARRAADLKLVRGWLTEVRPPAMLHRAAPWGPVPISGMPVALTPAERAAYEAEWGEFCREMDLARRGRNTAKGRAALLRFRQKAGLIRVDSTVDWIAQQVQAERQVACSVEFVATAADPIADRLRDSGIEVATIYGRDRFDPEAERLKFQTGQARVCVFTTVASISLHAGETLADGRQASTEPRVGVFHQARFSGIAGRQVTGRTHRDHQVSPWHIAYAEGTVEEQVGKVMVERIAAASDTVGSDTSGLTDLAELLGADWLPSAALTEDGA, from the coding sequence GTGGCCAGCACCCGTCGATCCAGCAGCCGCCGCCGCAGCACCGTACGCCGCGGCGGTCAGACCCAGCGGCCGTTGCCGACCGCCGGCCCGGGGGAGCGGCTGTGGGTGCTCGACGTCCCGTACGGCACGCAGGTCGACGACGCCACGTGGCACCCGGCGGTCAAGATGCACCTGTACGTCGGGCGCACGCTGCCGGCGCACCTCGCGGCGTACGCCCCGGGGCCGCACACGCTGGGCCGCTTCCTCGAGAACACCCTCAACCCCGACGACCCGACGCCCAACCCCGAGCCGAGCGAGGCGCTGGAGCCCCGCAGGATCCAGTTCGAAGCGGCCGACGCGATCGCGGAGCGTGCTGTGGCGGGCGGTCGCCTCTTCCTGCTGGCCGACGAGCCGGGTGTGGGCAAGACGATCTCCGCGGTCCTGGGCGCCTCCGCGGTCGGTGACATTCGGGGTGCGAGCCGAGTGCTCGTCGTGGCCGACCGTCCGGCCGCGATCACGATCGGCCACTGGTGCCGCACGATCACGGCGCTGGGCGACGCTGGCCTGGAGTGGGTCGTGATCACCTGGGACCGCTTGGAGAAGGTCAAGGACCACGACTGGGACGTCATCATCGCCGACGAGGCGCATGCGCTGCGGCGTACGACGACGAAGCGGTGGAAACTCTGGGCGAAGATCTCCGGCCACGGAAAACCCCACGACAAGGCGCCGTTCGTCATCGCGACGACCGCCACCCCCGGCCACACGCCACTCGAGCTGCCCTACCTCGCGCCCGCCTACGCGCAGGTGCACGAGGAGCCGATGCGCGAGTGGACCTCGGCCACACAGCCCGCGGTCACCTTCGCCACCGCGCTCGAACGCCACGGCGTCGAGGTGGAGCACGGACGCTACGGCGCGACCTGGACTGCCGACCCGGCGCGGCGCGCCGCGGACCTCAAGCTCGTACGCGGCTGGCTCACGGAGGTACGCCCGCCCGCGATGCTGCACCGCGCCGCCCCGTGGGGGCCGGTGCCGATCTCCGGGATGCCGGTGGCGCTCACCCCGGCCGAGCGAGCGGCGTACGAGGCGGAGTGGGGCGAGTTCTGCCGCGAGATGGACCTCGCCCGACGCGGCCGCAACACCGCCAAGGGCCGGGCCGCGCTGCTGCGCTTCCGCCAGAAGGCCGGGCTGATCCGGGTCGACTCCACGGTCGACTGGATCGCCCAGCAGGTGCAGGCCGAGCGGCAGGTGGCGTGCTCCGTCGAGTTCGTCGCGACCGCCGCCGACCCCATCGCCGACCGGCTGCGCGACTCCGGCATCGAGGTGGCCACGATCTACGGCCGCGACCGATTCGACCCGGAGGCCGAGCGTCTCAAGTTCCAGACCGGGCAGGCGAGGGTCTGCGTCTTCACCACGGTCGCCTCGATCAGCCTGCACGCCGGCGAGACCCTGGCCGACGGCCGCCAGGCCAGCACCGAGCCGCGGGTCGGCGTCTTCCACCAGGCCCGCTTCTCCGGCATCGCCGGACGGCAGGTGACCGGGCGTACGCACCGTGACCACCAGGTGTCGCCGTGGCACATCGCGTATGCCGAGGGCACGGTCGAGGAGCAGGTCGGCAAGGTGATGGTGGAGCGGATCGCCGCCGCCTCCGACACCGTGGGCAGCGACACCAGTGGCCTCACCGACCTCGCGGAACTCCTGGGGGCCGACTGGTTGCCGTCGGCGGCGCTGACCGAGGACGGCGCCTGA
- a CDS encoding DUF6461 domain-containing protein: MLDRSPAQPTPTEAPSPAVPTFESPELDDTLLQANLSALNAADRALADHHLGAPLGEGTWVFAAPMTVEEARLRLLGPDPQPASQRDFMREDLSAYTFLQVGRGVLAWEPWGFADPPRRLLAELSRDGATSAVVTDNIESMTRFGYARDGHVVFDAHEYAFVDSIDEIPAEVRDLARLAWNDLTGPLVETSDYAAVGLAMAEKVTGVRADPAVLDVSGKENWFVVPTPWGGGEDD; encoded by the coding sequence ATGCTGGATCGTTCACCGGCGCAGCCCACGCCGACGGAGGCGCCAAGCCCCGCTGTGCCAACCTTCGAGTCACCGGAGCTCGACGACACCCTGCTCCAGGCCAACCTGAGCGCCCTGAACGCCGCTGACAGGGCGCTCGCCGACCACCATCTCGGCGCGCCCCTCGGCGAGGGCACGTGGGTCTTCGCTGCTCCCATGACGGTTGAGGAGGCCCGTCTGCGGCTCCTCGGTCCGGATCCGCAGCCTGCGAGTCAGCGCGACTTCATGCGCGAGGACTTGTCGGCGTACACCTTCCTGCAGGTCGGTCGCGGGGTGCTCGCCTGGGAGCCGTGGGGCTTCGCCGATCCGCCCAGGCGCCTGCTCGCCGAGCTCTCCCGCGACGGCGCCACGAGCGCTGTGGTGACCGACAATATTGAGAGCATGACGCGCTTCGGGTACGCCCGCGACGGGCACGTCGTCTTCGATGCCCACGAGTACGCCTTCGTCGACAGCATCGACGAGATCCCGGCCGAGGTCCGTGACCTCGCTCGTCTCGCCTGGAACGACTTGACGGGGCCACTGGTCGAGACGTCCGACTACGCGGCCGTGGGCCTTGCCATGGCCGAGAAGGTCACGGGCGTGCGGGCCGATCCGGCGGTGCTGGACGTCAGCGGCAAGGAGAACTGGTTTGTGGTTCCGACGCCGTGGGGTGGAGGGGAAGACGACTAA
- a CDS encoding magnesium and cobalt transport protein CorA: MPVVDNAIYVDGRRQAEPASLEVTYEMLRRQQGMGWIGLYRPDASEMRSVAAEFQIHDLAVEDTVSAHQRPKLERYGDVLFTVLRPARYVEAEERVEFGELHVFTGKDFIVTVRHAESPNLRRVRQRLESDPDLLRLGPEAVLYAILDEVVDEYQPVVAGLENDIDEIEDQVFTGDPAVSRRIYELSREVVEFQRATTPLLKIVADLASGFEKYHVDEEMQRYLRDVQDHTIRIAERVDGFRVLLQNILTVNATLVGQRQNEETQRLTETSLRQNEEVKKISSWAAILFAPTLVGTIYGMNFEHMPELDWRLGYPMALALMLLMGAVLYAVFKRRGWL, from the coding sequence ATGCCGGTGGTGGACAACGCGATCTACGTGGACGGCCGACGGCAGGCGGAACCGGCCTCGTTGGAGGTCACCTACGAGATGCTGCGCAGGCAGCAGGGCATGGGCTGGATCGGCCTGTACCGACCTGACGCCTCTGAGATGCGGTCGGTGGCGGCTGAGTTCCAGATCCACGACCTCGCCGTGGAGGACACCGTCTCGGCGCACCAGCGTCCGAAGCTGGAGCGCTACGGCGACGTGCTGTTCACGGTGCTTCGTCCGGCGCGTTACGTCGAGGCGGAGGAGAGGGTCGAGTTCGGCGAGCTGCACGTGTTCACCGGCAAGGACTTCATCGTGACCGTCCGGCATGCCGAGTCGCCCAACCTGCGTCGCGTCCGCCAACGGCTGGAGTCCGACCCGGACCTGCTTCGGCTCGGCCCCGAGGCGGTCCTGTACGCCATCCTCGACGAGGTGGTCGATGAGTACCAGCCGGTCGTCGCGGGCCTGGAGAACGACATCGACGAGATCGAGGACCAGGTGTTCACGGGGGACCCGGCGGTCTCGCGGCGCATCTATGAGCTGTCCCGCGAAGTCGTCGAGTTCCAGCGTGCCACCACACCCCTGCTCAAGATCGTCGCCGACCTGGCCAGCGGTTTCGAGAAGTACCACGTGGACGAGGAGATGCAGCGCTACCTGCGCGACGTGCAGGATCACACGATCCGCATCGCAGAGCGGGTCGACGGGTTCCGGGTGCTGTTGCAGAACATCCTCACGGTCAACGCCACGCTGGTGGGTCAGCGGCAGAACGAGGAGACCCAGCGGCTGACCGAGACCAGCCTGCGGCAGAACGAGGAGGTCAAGAAGATCTCCTCCTGGGCGGCGATCCTGTTCGCGCCCACGTTGGTCGGCACCATCTACGGCATGAACTTCGAGCACATGCCAGAGCTGGACTGGCGTCTCGGCTACCCCATGGCGCTCGCCCTGATGCTCCTGATGGGAGCGGTGCTCTACGCGGTCTTCAAGCGTCGCGGATGGTTGTGA
- a CDS encoding ATP-binding cassette domain-containing protein, which produces MTIIEVDRLSQRYGDQTVVDEISFSVERGEILGILGPNGAGKTTWRRAENEPVRDRRRGSGGRPFARRPG; this is translated from the coding sequence ATGACCATCATCGAAGTGGACCGCCTCAGCCAGCGGTACGGCGACCAGACCGTCGTCGACGAGATCAGCTTCTCCGTGGAGCGGGGCGAGATCCTCGGCATCCTCGGTCCCAACGGGGCGGGCAAGACCACCTGGCGCCGTGCCGAGAACGAACCCGTGCGAGATCGGAGACGGGGGAGCGGCGGGCGTCCATTCGCTCGTCGACCGGGGTGA
- a CDS encoding DUF1330 domain-containing protein, producing MNTDLPPAERCSVEPTAAQLGALDELDADVAVVMLNLVRFRDVADYSHRPDLAPEAPISGAEAYRRYSAAAQDTLGAIGGAVEHFRSCRPTFIGPDGEQWDAVLTVRYPNPAAFRALINHPAYVEAAVHRTAALVDSRLIPTSG from the coding sequence ATGAACACAGACCTCCCTCCTGCCGAGCGGTGCAGTGTCGAGCCCACGGCGGCCCAGCTCGGGGCGCTGGACGAGCTGGACGCCGACGTCGCGGTGGTCATGCTCAACCTGGTCCGGTTCCGCGACGTCGCCGACTATTCACACCGTCCGGACCTGGCCCCCGAAGCACCGATCTCCGGGGCCGAGGCCTACCGGCGGTACAGCGCGGCCGCCCAGGACACCCTCGGGGCGATCGGAGGGGCGGTTGAACACTTCAGGTCGTGCCGACCGACGTTCATCGGGCCTGATGGCGAGCAGTGGGACGCGGTGCTCACCGTGAGGTACCCGAACCCCGCGGCCTTCCGGGCACTGATCAACCACCCGGCGTACGTGGAGGCGGCTGTGCACCGGACGGCCGCCCTGGTCGACTCGCGCCTCATCCCGACCTCCGGCTGA
- a CDS encoding PP2C family protein-serine/threonine phosphatase encodes MVSRRKVTDVRRLLEAAEAASPVRAVDQVARELGLAFGAAHVSFLVTDLSGRALVRLAHVPIAQDPAPHGGSTGQDQRRAEEESASTVPFDGGPEEQAVRTQTIQVLPPDGAAARAGVAGMWRVLAPVTERGESIGLLEMYLPDAPDPESVDEIAQVAHLLAFVVIANRRHTDLFEWGQRSREFSLSAEIQQRLLPESRTCEAAAFTLAAWLEPAATIAGDTFDYSQARDSLHLSLTDAMGHGVNSALTASVCLGGLRGARRQGLSLLDQASATNSALAEHADSRAGDDFVTGMIGRVDLDTGTIEVINAGHVPPYLLRRSEVTMLDLKVDLPFGLFAESTYESTRVSLEPGDRLVFVTDGMLERNVAGIDLAGSIRDTAALHPREVVRVLADRALEAAGHALEDDAAVLILDWHGRHEESRDSVSGADPSRASGPHA; translated from the coding sequence ATGGTCAGTCGACGCAAGGTCACCGACGTGCGACGCCTCCTCGAGGCCGCGGAGGCCGCCTCCCCGGTGCGGGCGGTGGACCAGGTGGCGCGCGAGCTCGGGCTCGCGTTCGGCGCCGCACATGTCTCCTTCCTGGTCACCGACCTGTCAGGGCGCGCGCTGGTACGCCTGGCGCACGTGCCGATCGCGCAGGACCCGGCACCGCATGGTGGCTCGACCGGTCAGGACCAGCGTCGCGCGGAGGAGGAGTCCGCGAGCACGGTGCCCTTCGACGGCGGGCCCGAGGAACAGGCCGTACGCACCCAGACGATCCAGGTGCTGCCGCCGGACGGGGCAGCCGCGAGGGCAGGTGTCGCGGGCATGTGGCGTGTGCTGGCCCCGGTGACTGAACGCGGCGAGTCCATCGGTCTGCTCGAGATGTACCTCCCGGACGCACCCGATCCCGAGAGCGTGGACGAGATCGCCCAGGTGGCGCACCTCCTGGCCTTCGTCGTGATCGCCAATCGCCGCCACACCGACCTGTTCGAATGGGGGCAGCGCAGCCGGGAGTTCAGCCTCTCGGCCGAGATCCAGCAGCGGCTGCTTCCCGAGTCGCGTACGTGCGAGGCAGCCGCGTTCACGCTCGCGGCGTGGCTCGAACCCGCCGCCACCATCGCCGGCGACACGTTCGACTACTCCCAGGCGCGCGACTCGCTGCACCTCTCGTTGACCGACGCGATGGGCCATGGGGTCAACTCCGCCTTGACGGCCAGCGTCTGTCTGGGCGGCCTGCGAGGGGCGCGGCGCCAGGGCCTGTCCCTGCTCGACCAGGCATCGGCCACCAACAGTGCCCTGGCCGAGCACGCCGACAGTCGTGCTGGCGACGACTTCGTCACGGGCATGATCGGCCGCGTGGACCTGGACACCGGCACCATCGAGGTCATCAACGCCGGCCACGTCCCGCCCTACCTCCTGCGGAGGTCGGAAGTGACCATGCTCGACCTCAAGGTCGACCTGCCGTTCGGCCTGTTCGCAGAGAGCACCTACGAGAGCACCCGAGTGAGCCTCGAGCCCGGTGACCGCCTCGTCTTCGTGACCGACGGCATGCTCGAGCGCAACGTCGCCGGCATCGACCTGGCCGGTTCGATCCGTGACACAGCGGCTCTCCACCCGCGAGAAGTCGTCCGCGTCCTGGCTGACAGAGCCCTCGAGGCCGCCGGGCACGCCTTGGAGGACGACGCCGCGGTCCTGATCCTGGACTGGCACGGCCGGCACGAGGAGTCCAGGGACTCCGTCTCCGGGGCGGACCCGTCGCGCGCGAGCGGTCCCCACGCGTAG
- a CDS encoding GIY-YIG nuclease family protein, with protein MDLESVVAQALIDLAGVRSTRHDADHRVPKAPGLYAFYGDDQAWSDLGLSPSFDDQPLYVGKAEKSLNGRDIGTHFSTGKTGSSTVRRSLAALLVAELDLVAVPRNVANPDGSANFSLDSAGDERLSEWMDKRLVLATWAKPEGIVLNGVETAVLERLRPPLNLDKVGEPRERLRRARAALATASRSRSTDTVTISGGGTSVETPDPTLLKASTFTLGDALARTGIPLNEIIAIRHAYVKVHEDGDSGIHADSTDDEILNYTSTQSLTGFAKEPPRYWVILLPGQGARARLWRIMENLGEAPPNGQRRTFALNPVEQLSDLTGRCVIQWGSPRAWWVHGTTAAKYPILDIADVEPEPFPGFDHLVIDHDRLQAVVRDPVYAAWRTALSSVIGIYLITDTSDGRHYVGKADGHETLLQRWTAYATNGHGGNVGLKQRDATKFRYSVLRVLDPSSAEADINAVEKHYKDALDSRRHGLNEN; from the coding sequence ATGGATTTGGAGTCTGTTGTCGCTCAGGCACTGATTGATCTGGCTGGAGTGCGAAGCACCCGGCACGACGCCGACCATCGAGTTCCGAAGGCTCCAGGTCTGTATGCCTTCTATGGTGACGACCAAGCGTGGTCGGACCTCGGCCTCTCACCTTCGTTCGACGATCAACCGCTATACGTCGGTAAGGCCGAGAAGAGCCTGAACGGGCGTGATATCGGCACGCACTTTTCGACGGGCAAGACGGGTTCATCGACCGTACGTCGCAGTCTCGCCGCTCTGTTGGTTGCCGAGCTTGACCTTGTCGCTGTGCCACGGAACGTGGCGAACCCCGACGGGAGTGCGAACTTTTCACTCGACTCGGCCGGTGACGAGCGACTGAGTGAGTGGATGGACAAGCGGTTGGTCTTGGCGACCTGGGCGAAGCCGGAAGGGATCGTACTCAACGGGGTCGAGACGGCAGTCCTCGAACGACTTCGACCGCCTCTGAATCTCGACAAGGTGGGCGAGCCGCGAGAGCGGCTGCGTCGGGCGCGAGCTGCTTTGGCGACCGCTTCGAGAAGTAGGTCGACAGACACCGTGACGATCAGTGGTGGGGGCACCTCCGTCGAGACGCCGGATCCGACTCTCTTGAAGGCGTCGACGTTCACGCTCGGTGACGCTCTCGCGAGGACGGGCATACCCCTCAACGAGATCATCGCAATCCGGCACGCCTACGTGAAGGTCCATGAGGACGGGGACTCGGGCATCCATGCCGATTCGACCGACGATGAGATCCTCAACTACACCAGCACGCAAAGCCTCACCGGCTTCGCCAAGGAGCCACCCCGCTACTGGGTGATCCTGTTGCCGGGGCAAGGGGCACGGGCGCGTCTTTGGCGGATCATGGAGAACCTGGGCGAGGCTCCACCAAACGGGCAGCGGCGGACCTTTGCCTTGAACCCGGTCGAACAGCTGTCCGATCTCACCGGTCGCTGCGTCATCCAGTGGGGCTCGCCCCGCGCGTGGTGGGTCCACGGCACAACAGCTGCGAAGTACCCCATCCTCGACATCGCCGATGTCGAGCCCGAGCCATTTCCCGGGTTCGATCACCTGGTCATCGACCACGACCGTCTCCAGGCGGTCGTTCGGGACCCTGTCTACGCCGCATGGCGCACGGCGTTGTCGTCGGTGATCGGGATCTACCTGATCACCGACACTTCCGACGGCCGTCACTATGTCGGCAAGGCCGACGGCCACGAGACTCTGCTGCAACGCTGGACCGCGTACGCAACCAACGGTCACGGTGGAAACGTTGGATTGAAGCAACGGGACGCGACCAAGTTCCGCTACTCGGTCCTCCGCGTCCTCGACCCATCCTCAGCAGAGGCAGACATCAACGCCGTTGAGAAGCACTACAAGGACGCACTCGACTCCCGCAGACATGGATTGAACGAGAACTGA